A genomic segment from Sulfitobacter mediterraneus encodes:
- a CDS encoding SDR family oxidoreductase, with protein MKSIIITGASSGIGRATAELFLREGWRVGLVARRADVLEEMAAAHEKAVALPADVTDADAMQTAFDRFGDLNVLFNNAGMFGPSGPIDEIALEDWAQVMAVNIQGMFIAARLAFGRMRGLGGGRIINNGSLSAHVPRPGSVCYTTTKHAITGLTRTLSLDGRAHNIACGQIDIGNAESDMVAALKEKQPEMQTMDVAHAAQSVLHMAQMPLEANVQFLTVMATKMPYIGRG; from the coding sequence ATGAAGTCGATTATCATTACCGGTGCCAGTTCCGGCATTGGCCGGGCCACGGCAGAGCTGTTTTTGCGCGAAGGCTGGCGTGTGGGTCTGGTTGCCCGGCGGGCGGATGTGCTCGAAGAGATGGCAGCGGCACATGAAAAGGCGGTGGCCTTGCCCGCCGATGTGACGGATGCCGATGCGATGCAGACGGCCTTTGACCGCTTTGGCGATCTAAATGTTCTATTCAACAATGCGGGCATGTTTGGCCCTTCCGGTCCGATTGACGAGATCGCACTCGAGGATTGGGCGCAGGTCATGGCTGTGAACATTCAAGGCATGTTCATCGCGGCGCGGCTGGCCTTTGGCCGGATGCGGGGGCTGGGCGGCGGGCGGATCATCAACAACGGATCGCTTTCCGCTCATGTGCCGCGTCCGGGATCGGTTTGTTATACCACGACCAAACATGCGATCACCGGCCTGACCCGCACCCTGTCGCTGGACGGGCGGGCACATAACATCGCTTGCGGCCAGATCGACATTGGCAATGCTGAAAGTGATATGGTGGCGGCGCTCAAGGAAAAGCAGCCGGAGATGCAGACTATGGATGTCGCCCATGCCGCACAATCGGTGTTGCATATGGCGCAGATGCCACTGGAGGCGAATGTGCAATTCCTGACGGTGATGGCGACCAAGATGCCCTATATCGGACGCGGGTAG
- a CDS encoding TIGR02186 family protein: MLLPLLLAAFFLALPARANEEIVLGLSQAEVSITTNFNGSEILVYGAVKRDQPIPDGPELHVVMTVSGPSEPVVVRRKEKRFGIWVNTEAVEVDRAPSYYAVVTSGPMLDVLKRTEDLRHKVSIPRAIRSVGAPMEIADAASFTEALIRIRKKAEQYQVIESGVTVDEQTLFRAAVRLPAALTEGAYDTRIFLTRGGNVVAQYETIIDVRKVGLERWLFTLSRENAFLYGLMSLAIAIAAGWGASAIFSLLRR; the protein is encoded by the coding sequence ATGCTTTTGCCTTTGTTGCTGGCGGCGTTTTTTCTGGCTTTGCCAGCGCGGGCCAACGAAGAGATTGTTTTGGGTCTCAGTCAGGCCGAGGTGTCCATCACCACCAATTTTAACGGCTCCGAGATCCTGGTCTATGGCGCGGTCAAACGCGACCAGCCCATTCCAGACGGGCCAGAGCTGCACGTGGTGATGACAGTGTCCGGCCCGTCCGAGCCGGTGGTCGTGCGCCGCAAGGAAAAACGGTTTGGCATCTGGGTCAATACCGAGGCTGTCGAAGTGGACCGCGCCCCAAGCTATTATGCCGTGGTAACAAGCGGACCGATGCTCGACGTGCTGAAACGGACAGAAGACCTGCGCCACAAGGTGTCCATCCCCCGCGCGATCCGGTCCGTGGGCGCGCCAATGGAGATTGCTGATGCCGCCAGCTTTACCGAGGCGCTGATCCGCATTCGTAAAAAGGCCGAACAATATCAGGTGATCGAAAGCGGCGTGACCGTGGACGAACAGACCCTGTTCCGCGCTGCCGTGCGCCTGCCTGCGGCTCTGACCGAAGGTGCCTATGACACCCGGATTTTCCTGACCCGTGGTGGTAATGTGGTCGCGCAATACGAGACCATCATCGACGTGCGCAAAGTCGGGCTGGAACGTTGGCTGTTCACGCTTTCGCGGGAAAATGCCTTTCTCTATGGCTTGATGTCACTGGCGATTGCCATCGCCGCAGGCTGGGGCGCATCGGCGATCTTCTCGCTGCTCCGCCGGTAA